A single window of Chloroflexota bacterium DNA harbors:
- a CDS encoding MFS transporter — translation AVYSLMFFGTAPFGSLQAGTLAQVFGPTAGVAVGAAISLAFAVGVALAVPSLRQMSE, via the coding sequence GGCGGTGTATTCTCTGATGTTCTTCGGGACTGCGCCTTTCGGGTCATTGCAGGCGGGAACATTGGCTCAGGTGTTCGGTCCCACGGCAGGGGTGGCTGTTGGGGCGGCCATCAGTTTGGCTTTTGCGGTGGGTGTCGCGCTGGCAGTGCCTTCGTTGCGGCAGATGTCGGAGTAG